A stretch of the Mesorhizobium huakuii genome encodes the following:
- the ligA gene encoding NAD-dependent DNA ligase LigA, with translation MAEKPVDTLSESEAEAELQLLAEEIAGHDRRYHTEDAPTITDAEYDALRRRNLAIEERFPGLVREDSPSRRVGAAPAEGFAKVRHAVPMLSLAKAYTDEDVTDFIERGRRFFDRDKDLDIAFTAEPKIDGLSASLRYEKGMFVQGATRGDGAVGEDITANLRTIADIPAKLKGSGWPETIEIRGEVYMTYAEFEALKQRSAAAGGQDYVNPRNTAAGSLRQKDASVTASRNLKFFAYAWGFTTADPAPTQYESVQKFADWGFKISPLMVRAKSAEELVAHYHRIEEQRSSLGYDIDGVVYKVDQLELQRRWGFVTGEPRWAVAHKFPAEQAMTTVEKIDIQVGRTGTLAPVARLAPVTVGGVVVENVTLHNEDYIKGFDSNGLPIRDGIDVRIGDTVVIQRAGDVIPQIVSVVIDKRPANAVPYEFPHTCPVCGSPATREINEKTGKEDSRRRCTGELICAAQAVERLRHFVSRGALDIEGLGAENIDTFFNAGLIKTAADIFTLRDRRPAVTKALAERREEQARQREAASGKTRKNVRSVEDRNYEGLDKLFAAIDSRREPELDRFIFALGIRHIGETTAAALAKTFSTIEELIRVGKETAAAEDPHTVFPSVNGIGDTVIDALRDFFGNERNDDVLDKLLEQVKPKPYIVTVSADSEVAGKTIVFTGSLEKMTRSEAKAMAERLGAKVAGSVSAKTDLLVAGPGAGSKLKLASELGVEVIDEDTWLQRVGKS, from the coding sequence ATGGCCGAAAAACCTGTCGATACGCTCAGCGAAAGCGAGGCTGAAGCCGAACTCCAGCTTCTGGCCGAGGAGATCGCCGGGCACGACCGGCGCTACCATACCGAGGACGCGCCGACGATCACGGACGCGGAATATGATGCGTTGCGACGGCGCAACCTTGCCATCGAAGAACGCTTTCCCGGCCTGGTGCGCGAGGATTCGCCGTCGCGCAGGGTGGGTGCTGCGCCGGCGGAGGGCTTCGCCAAGGTGCGCCATGCCGTGCCGATGCTCAGCCTCGCCAAGGCCTATACCGACGAGGACGTCACCGATTTCATCGAGCGCGGCCGGCGCTTCTTCGACCGCGACAAGGATCTCGACATCGCCTTCACCGCCGAGCCGAAGATCGACGGGCTGTCGGCGTCGCTGCGCTATGAGAAGGGCATGTTCGTGCAGGGTGCGACGCGCGGCGACGGTGCCGTCGGCGAGGACATCACCGCGAATCTGAGGACCATCGCCGACATTCCCGCAAAGCTGAAAGGATCGGGCTGGCCCGAGACCATCGAGATACGCGGCGAGGTCTACATGACCTATGCGGAATTCGAGGCGCTGAAACAGCGCTCGGCCGCTGCCGGCGGCCAGGATTATGTCAATCCGCGCAACACGGCCGCGGGCTCGCTGCGCCAGAAGGACGCCTCCGTCACCGCCAGCCGCAACCTCAAATTCTTCGCCTATGCCTGGGGCTTCACGACAGCGGATCCGGCGCCGACCCAGTACGAATCGGTACAGAAATTTGCCGATTGGGGCTTCAAGATCAGCCCGTTGATGGTGCGAGCGAAGTCGGCCGAGGAACTGGTCGCGCATTACCATCGGATCGAGGAGCAACGCTCCTCGCTCGGCTATGACATTGATGGTGTCGTCTACAAGGTCGACCAGCTGGAGCTGCAGCGCCGCTGGGGCTTCGTCACCGGCGAGCCGCGCTGGGCCGTTGCCCACAAATTCCCGGCCGAGCAGGCGATGACGACCGTAGAGAAGATCGACATCCAGGTCGGCCGTACCGGCACGCTGGCGCCGGTCGCGCGGCTGGCGCCCGTCACGGTCGGCGGCGTCGTGGTCGAGAACGTCACGCTGCACAATGAGGACTATATCAAGGGTTTCGACAGCAATGGCCTGCCGATCCGCGATGGTATCGACGTGCGCATCGGCGACACGGTGGTGATCCAGCGGGCAGGGGATGTCATTCCGCAGATCGTCAGCGTCGTCATCGACAAGCGTCCGGCCAATGCCGTGCCTTACGAATTCCCGCATACCTGCCCGGTTTGCGGTTCGCCGGCCACGCGCGAGATCAACGAGAAGACCGGTAAGGAGGATTCACGGCGGCGCTGCACCGGCGAGCTGATCTGCGCAGCACAGGCCGTGGAAAGATTGCGCCATTTCGTCTCGCGCGGCGCCCTGGATATCGAGGGCCTTGGCGCGGAGAACATCGATACGTTCTTCAATGCCGGGCTGATCAAGACGGCCGCCGATATTTTTACGCTCAGGGACCGTCGCCCCGCTGTCACCAAGGCGCTGGCCGAGCGGCGCGAGGAGCAGGCCAGGCAGCGCGAGGCGGCGTCCGGCAAGACACGCAAGAATGTGCGCAGCGTCGAGGACCGCAACTATGAAGGCCTCGACAAGCTGTTTGCGGCCATCGATTCGCGCCGCGAACCGGAACTCGACCGCTTCATCTTCGCGCTCGGCATCCGCCATATCGGCGAGACGACGGCCGCCGCGCTTGCCAAGACCTTTTCCACCATCGAGGAGCTGATCCGCGTCGGCAAGGAGACGGCGGCAGCGGAGGATCCGCACACCGTTTTCCCATCGGTCAACGGCATCGGCGACACGGTGATCGATGCGTTGCGCGATTTCTTCGGCAATGAGCGCAATGACGACGTGCTCGACAAGCTGCTCGAACAGGTCAAGCCGAAGCCGTATATCGTCACCGTCTCGGCCGACAGCGAGGTTGCCGGCAAGACCATCGTCTTCACTGGCTCGCTGGAAAAGATGACGCGCTCGGAGGCCAAGGCGATGGCCGAGCGTCTCGGCGCCAAGGTCGCCGGCTCGGTTTCGGCCAAGACCGACCTGCTGGTGGCGGGACCGGGTGCCGGTTCCAAGCTCAAGCTTGCCAGTGAACTCGGCGTCGAGGTGATCGACGAGGACACCTGGCTGCAGCGGGTTGGCAAGTCGTGA
- the recN gene encoding DNA repair protein RecN has protein sequence MLSRLSIRDIVLIEKLDIDFQPGLSVLTGETGAGKSILLDALSLALGARGDASLVRHGAAQGQVIAVFDVPRNHPVRALLVENAIEDDGDIILRRVQTADGRTRVFVNDQPSSVTLMRDVGRALVEIHGQHDERALVDPGAHRDVLDAFGGHLGAVRSTGEAWRHWRAGEQELTRHRAKVAAAAREADYLRAAVAELTKLDPQPGEETELAELRAHMMRAEKIASEIHDAQDVLSGPSSPLPQLASLLRRLQRKATEAPGLLEDVVKSLDEAMLSLDAAQSGVEAALRATEYDPQRLEKAEERLFSLRAASRKHSVAVDDLAQLRDTMVADLADLDAGEERLHGLEKQAAAAREAYDIAAAQLSSLRHAAAAGLTKAVMAELPALKLERAAFIVEMKSEAETRMQEGIDQIEFWVRTNPGTRPGPMMKVASGGELSRFLLALKVALADRGSAPTLVFDEIDTGVGGAVADAIGQRLARLSKRVQVLSVTHAPQVAARAATHFLISKSGSTDRVATGIAEMDRTARQEEIARMLAGATITDEARAAAERLLRENTNAA, from the coding sequence ATGCTTTCCAGACTGTCGATCCGCGATATCGTCCTGATCGAGAAGCTGGATATCGACTTCCAGCCGGGCCTTTCCGTGCTGACCGGCGAAACCGGTGCCGGCAAATCCATCCTGCTCGATGCCCTGTCGCTGGCGCTCGGCGCGCGCGGCGACGCCTCTTTGGTGCGCCATGGCGCGGCACAGGGCCAGGTCATTGCCGTGTTCGATGTGCCGCGCAACCATCCGGTGCGCGCGCTGCTTGTCGAAAACGCCATCGAGGATGATGGCGACATCATCCTGCGCCGCGTGCAGACGGCCGACGGCCGCACCCGCGTGTTCGTCAACGACCAGCCATCCAGCGTGACCCTGATGCGCGATGTCGGCCGTGCGCTGGTCGAGATCCACGGCCAGCACGATGAACGTGCCTTGGTCGATCCCGGCGCCCACCGTGACGTGCTCGACGCTTTCGGCGGCCATCTTGGCGCCGTTCGTTCGACCGGCGAGGCCTGGCGGCACTGGCGCGCCGGCGAGCAGGAGCTTACGCGCCATCGCGCCAAGGTAGCGGCTGCCGCGCGCGAGGCCGACTATCTGCGCGCTGCGGTGGCGGAACTGACCAAGCTCGATCCGCAGCCCGGCGAGGAAACGGAACTTGCCGAACTGCGCGCCCATATGATGCGCGCCGAAAAGATCGCGTCCGAAATCCACGACGCGCAGGATGTGCTGTCCGGCCCGTCCTCGCCCTTGCCGCAGCTCGCCAGTCTGCTGAGACGGCTGCAGCGCAAGGCGACGGAGGCGCCTGGCCTGCTCGAGGATGTGGTCAAGTCGCTCGACGAAGCCATGCTGTCGCTCGACGCGGCGCAATCCGGTGTCGAGGCGGCACTTCGCGCCACCGAATATGACCCGCAGCGGCTGGAAAAGGCGGAGGAGCGGCTGTTTTCGCTGCGCGCCGCGTCGCGCAAGCACAGTGTCGCCGTCGACGATCTGGCGCAACTGCGCGACACGATGGTTGCCGATCTCGCCGATCTCGATGCCGGCGAGGAACGCCTGCATGGGCTGGAAAAGCAGGCCGCCGCGGCACGCGAGGCCTATGACATCGCCGCTGCTCAGCTCTCCTCGCTTCGCCACGCGGCGGCCGCCGGCCTGACCAAGGCCGTGATGGCCGAATTGCCGGCGCTGAAACTCGAACGCGCCGCCTTCATCGTCGAGATGAAGAGCGAGGCCGAGACCCGGATGCAAGAGGGCATCGACCAGATCGAGTTCTGGGTGCGCACCAACCCCGGCACGCGGCCCGGGCCGATGATGAAGGTGGCATCCGGCGGCGAGCTGTCGCGGTTCCTGCTGGCGCTGAAGGTGGCGCTGGCCGACCGTGGCTCGGCACCGACGCTGGTCTTCGACGAAATCGACACCGGCGTGGGTGGCGCCGTGGCGGATGCCATCGGCCAGAGGCTGGCGCGGCTGTCGAAGCGCGTGCAGGTGCTGTCGGTCACCCATGCGCCGCAAGTGGCGGCGCGCGCGGCGACGCATTTCCTGATCTCCAAATCGGGCAGCACCGACCGCGTGGCGACAGGCATTGCCGAGATGGACAGGACAGCGCGGCAGGAAGAGATCGCCCGCATGCTGGCCGGCGCCACCATCACCGACGAGGCACGCGCCGCGGCCGAGCGGCTGCTGCGTGAAAATACAAACGCGGCATAA
- a CDS encoding outer membrane protein assembly factor BamD, with protein sequence MFFKRAGRSKAPQRSVILALSLVVPSLFLSACMSSEKDIDLSKYVDQTEPADVLYNQGLANLNAGRLDEASKKFDAVDRQHPYSEWARKSMVMGAFADYRKGSYDEAISSAKRYLALYPSTDDAPYAQYIIGLSYYRQIKDVTQDQKEARQTLQTMQDLVTRWPTSEYVDDAKEKIRFANDQLAGKEMQIGRYYLERREYIAAVKRFRTVVENYSNTRHVEEALARLTESYYALGLTSEAQTAAAVLGTNYPDSPWYKDSYKLLQSNGLSPRENAGSWISKAGKLITGA encoded by the coding sequence ATGTTCTTCAAGCGAGCCGGTCGATCGAAAGCGCCCCAGCGGTCTGTTATCCTGGCGCTTTCGCTGGTTGTTCCTTCGCTCTTTCTGTCGGCCTGCATGTCGTCGGAGAAAGACATCGACCTGTCGAAATATGTCGACCAGACCGAGCCGGCCGACGTTCTCTACAATCAGGGTCTCGCCAATTTGAATGCCGGCCGCCTGGACGAGGCGAGCAAGAAGTTCGACGCCGTCGACCGCCAGCATCCCTATTCGGAATGGGCTCGTAAATCGATGGTGATGGGCGCGTTCGCCGACTATCGAAAGGGCAGCTACGACGAAGCGATCTCGTCGGCCAAGCGCTATCTGGCGCTGTATCCGTCCACCGATGACGCGCCCTACGCACAGTACATTATCGGCCTGAGCTACTATCGCCAGATCAAGGATGTGACGCAGGACCAGAAGGAAGCGCGCCAGACGCTGCAGACGATGCAGGATCTGGTCACGCGCTGGCCGACATCGGAATATGTCGACGACGCCAAGGAGAAGATCCGCTTCGCCAACGATCAGCTCGCCGGCAAGGAAATGCAGATCGGCCGCTACTATCTGGAGCGCCGCGAATACATTGCCGCCGTCAAGCGCTTCCGCACCGTGGTGGAGAACTATTCCAACACGCGCCACGTCGAGGAAGCATTGGCCCGCCTGACCGAAAGCTATTATGCGTTGGGGCTGACCTCGGAGGCCCAGACTGCCGCCGCGGTGCTCGGCACCAACTATCCCGACAGCCCATGGTACAAGGATTCCTACAAGCTCCTGCAGAGCAATGGGCTTTCGCCGCGCGAGAATGCCGGATCGTGGATTTCCAAGGCCGGCAAGCTGATCACCGGCGCCTGA
- the lpxC gene encoding UDP-3-O-acyl-N-acetylglucosamine deacetylase, whose translation MGIVLHDYQTTVKTRASLTGTGVHSGKEVSISFLPADADTGIVFQLVNGDGQGREFRALVAEVGATDLCTMLGDPAGEHIATVEHIMAALFGLGIDNVVIEIDGSEVPILDGSAMAFVEAIDQAGIETLSVKRRYIRVIKPVRIENGASWAEFRPYDGTRFEIEIDFESPAIGRQLFASDLNADIFRRDIARARTFGFMKDVERLWAAGYALGSSLENSLVIGDDNRVINMGGLRYPNEFVRHKTLDAMGDLALAGARFIGCFRSYRGGHRMNAAALRRLLSDRTAFEIVETTRRERGRAAEMSAVNAPLYAPWMI comes from the coding sequence ATGGGGATTGTCTTGCACGACTATCAGACGACAGTGAAGACGCGCGCGTCGCTTACGGGCACCGGCGTTCACAGCGGCAAAGAAGTTTCCATCAGTTTCCTGCCAGCGGATGCCGATACCGGCATCGTGTTCCAGCTTGTCAACGGAGACGGGCAGGGCCGCGAGTTCCGCGCCTTGGTTGCCGAGGTCGGCGCCACCGATCTGTGCACCATGCTTGGCGATCCCGCGGGCGAGCACATCGCCACGGTCGAGCACATCATGGCTGCCCTGTTCGGGCTTGGCATCGATAATGTCGTCATCGAGATCGACGGTTCCGAGGTTCCCATCCTCGACGGCAGCGCCATGGCCTTCGTGGAAGCCATTGATCAGGCAGGTATCGAGACGCTTTCGGTCAAGCGGCGCTACATCAGGGTCATCAAGCCGGTCCGTATCGAGAACGGTGCGTCCTGGGCGGAGTTCAGGCCTTATGACGGCACCCGTTTCGAGATCGAGATCGATTTCGAAAGCCCGGCAATCGGCCGCCAACTGTTCGCCTCCGACCTCAATGCCGATATTTTCCGCCGCGACATTGCGCGGGCCCGCACCTTCGGCTTCATGAAGGACGTCGAGCGACTGTGGGCCGCCGGTTATGCGCTCGGCTCCTCGCTCGAGAATTCGCTGGTGATCGGCGACGACAACCGCGTCATCAACATGGGCGGCCTGCGCTATCCCAACGAATTCGTGCGCCACAAGACGCTCGACGCCATGGGCGACCTGGCGCTGGCCGGAGCCCGCTTCATCGGCTGCTTCCGCTCCTATCGCGGTGGTCACAGGATGAATGCCGCCGCGCTGCGGCGCCTGCTGTCGGACCGCACTGCCTTCGAGATCGTCGAAACGACCCGCCGCGAGCGTGGTCGCGCGGCAGAGATGAGCGCCGTCAATGCGCCGCTCTACGCGCCCTGGATGATCTGA
- the ftsZ gene encoding cell division protein FtsZ encodes MTINLQKPDITELKPRITVFGVGGGGGNAVNNMITAGLRGVEFVVANTDAQALTMSKASRLIQLGAHVTEGLGAGSQPEVGRAAAEECIDEILDHLTNTHMCFVTAGMGGGTGTGAAPVVARAAREKGILTVGVVTKPFHFEGQRRMKTADMGIEELQKCVDTLIVIPNQNLFRLANDKTTFADAFAMADQVLYSGVACITDLMVKEGLINLDFADVRSVMREMGKAMMGTGEASGEGRAMAAAEAAIANPLLDETSMKGAKGLLISITGGRDLTLFEVDEAATRIREEVDQDANIILGATFDEELEGVIRVSVVATGIDKSAAEIAAAPISIRTAPPKPAARPAVAAVESRPAPVQQPVYEPRAADPVAEAIQLAEANAAAMAQARPAPVAHADDFRPQSKIFQAPPQQPQPMLQPVVQQMQPAPQPREMLREVQQPVAMAPQRMPRVEDFPPVVKAEVDAKSRPVDHENNSGPMGLLKRLTNGLTRREEEPARLQPAQPREPKLRQAAPEVRRLASQDAQLYAPRRGQLDDQGRLTPQTRATQDDDQLEIPAFLRRQAN; translated from the coding sequence ATGACCATCAATCTGCAGAAGCCGGACATCACCGAGCTTAAGCCGCGCATCACCGTGTTCGGTGTCGGCGGCGGCGGCGGCAATGCCGTGAACAACATGATCACCGCGGGCTTGCGCGGTGTCGAGTTCGTCGTGGCCAACACCGACGCGCAGGCGCTGACCATGTCGAAGGCCTCCCGGCTGATCCAGCTCGGCGCGCATGTCACCGAGGGGCTCGGTGCCGGATCGCAGCCGGAAGTCGGCCGCGCGGCGGCTGAAGAGTGCATCGATGAGATCCTCGATCATCTCACCAACACCCATATGTGCTTCGTCACCGCCGGCATGGGCGGCGGCACCGGCACGGGTGCTGCTCCGGTCGTTGCCCGCGCCGCCCGCGAAAAGGGCATCCTCACCGTCGGCGTCGTCACCAAGCCGTTCCACTTCGAAGGCCAGCGCCGCATGAAGACGGCCGACATGGGCATTGAGGAGCTGCAGAAGTGCGTCGACACGCTGATCGTCATCCCCAACCAGAACCTGTTCCGGCTGGCCAATGACAAGACCACCTTCGCCGATGCCTTCGCCATGGCCGACCAGGTGCTCTATTCCGGTGTTGCCTGCATCACCGACCTGATGGTCAAGGAAGGCCTGATCAACCTCGACTTCGCCGACGTGCGTTCGGTGATGCGCGAGATGGGCAAGGCGATGATGGGCACCGGCGAGGCTTCGGGCGAGGGCCGCGCGATGGCCGCCGCCGAGGCTGCCATCGCCAACCCGCTGCTCGACGAGACCTCGATGAAGGGCGCCAAGGGCCTGCTGATCTCGATCACCGGCGGTCGCGACCTGACCCTGTTCGAAGTCGACGAAGCGGCGACCCGTATTCGCGAGGAGGTCGACCAGGACGCCAACATCATCCTCGGCGCCACCTTCGACGAGGAACTAGAAGGCGTCATCCGCGTCTCGGTGGTTGCTACCGGCATCGACAAGTCGGCGGCTGAAATCGCCGCAGCACCCATCTCGATCCGTACAGCACCGCCGAAGCCGGCCGCTCGTCCGGCAGTGGCTGCCGTGGAAAGCCGCCCGGCACCGGTGCAACAGCCTGTCTATGAACCGCGCGCCGCCGACCCGGTCGCTGAGGCTATCCAGCTCGCCGAGGCAAACGCCGCCGCCATGGCGCAGGCTCGTCCGGCTCCTGTCGCCCATGCGGACGATTTCCGTCCGCAGAGCAAGATCTTCCAGGCGCCGCCGCAGCAGCCGCAGCCAATGCTGCAGCCGGTCGTCCAGCAGATGCAGCCGGCCCCGCAGCCGCGTGAAATGCTGCGTGAGGTCCAGCAGCCGGTGGCGATGGCACCGCAGCGCATGCCGCGCGTCGAGGACTTTCCGCCGGTCGTCAAGGCTGAGGTCGACGCCAAGAGCCGCCCGGTGGACCACGAGAACAACAGCGGACCGATGGGCCTGCTGAAGCGCCTGACCAATGGCCTGACCCGCCGCGAGGAGGAGCCCGCAAGGCTGCAGCCGGCGCAGCCGCGCGAGCCGAAGCTGCGCCAGGCCGCCCCCGAAGTGCGTCGTCTCGCCAGCCAGGACGCCCAGCTCTACGCGCCGCGCCGCGGCCAGCTGGATGACCAGGGTCGGCTGACGCCGCAGACCAGGGCGACTCAGGACGACGATCAGCTGGAGATTCCGGCGTTCCTGCGCCGCCAGGCCAACTGA
- the ftsA gene encoding cell division protein FtsA, translating to MSWLGGSGDASSRRSGTLTVLDVGSNKVCCMVAKLKPNDDGKLLRGRSHRIQVIGIGHQKSQGVKSGVVVDLDRAEHAIRLSVDAAERMAGLTVDSLIVNMTAGRLKSESFSATINLGGHEADEADIKRVLGAGAKQALKAEREVIHSLPVGFSLDAERGVRDPRGMVGDSLGVDMHVLTGDAAPMRNLELSINRSHLSVERMVATPYASGLAALVDDELELGAACIDMGGGTTTISVFSEGKFVHGDAIAIGGNHVTLDMAKGLSTSLDAAERLKVMHGSALPGSADDRDLVSIQPIGDDVDVPLQIPRSVMTRIVRARIDETLELLRDRLNKSGYGNAVGKRVVLTGGASQLAGLPEAARRILGRNVRIGRPLGVAGLPEAAKGPAFSAAVGLLIYPQMASFESHPAKGISGLRMTGTGGKLHRMSQWLRDSF from the coding sequence ATGAGCTGGCTTGGCGGTTCAGGCGATGCCTCGTCGCGCCGGTCCGGCACTCTCACGGTGCTGGATGTCGGCTCGAACAAGGTCTGCTGCATGGTGGCCAAGCTCAAGCCGAACGATGACGGCAAGCTTTTGCGCGGGCGCTCGCACCGGATCCAGGTGATCGGCATCGGCCACCAGAAGTCGCAAGGCGTGAAGTCGGGCGTGGTCGTCGATCTCGACCGGGCCGAGCATGCCATCCGCCTGTCCGTCGATGCCGCCGAGCGCATGGCGGGGCTGACGGTCGATTCGCTCATCGTCAACATGACCGCCGGCCGGCTGAAGAGCGAAAGCTTCTCGGCGACCATCAATCTTGGCGGCCACGAGGCCGACGAGGCCGACATCAAGCGCGTGCTCGGCGCCGGCGCCAAGCAGGCGCTGAAGGCCGAGCGCGAGGTGATCCATTCGCTGCCCGTCGGCTTCTCGCTCGATGCCGAGCGCGGCGTGCGCGATCCGCGCGGCATGGTCGGCGACTCGCTTGGCGTCGATATGCATGTGCTGACGGGGGACGCTGCCCCGATGCGCAACCTCGAACTTTCCATCAACCGTTCGCATCTGTCGGTCGAACGCATGGTGGCGACGCCCTATGCCAGCGGCTTGGCGGCGCTCGTCGACGACGAGCTGGAACTGGGTGCCGCCTGCATCGACATGGGCGGCGGCACGACGACCATCTCGGTGTTTTCGGAAGGCAAGTTCGTCCACGGCGACGCCATCGCCATCGGCGGCAACCACGTCACGCTGGACATGGCCAAGGGGCTTTCGACCTCGCTCGACGCCGCCGAACGGCTGAAGGTGATGCATGGTTCGGCGCTGCCGGGCAGTGCCGACGACCGCGACCTGGTCTCGATCCAGCCGATCGGCGATGATGTCGACGTGCCGCTGCAGATCCCGCGCTCGGTGATGACGCGCATCGTGCGCGCCCGCATCGACGAAACGCTCGAGCTCCTGCGCGACCGGCTGAACAAGTCCGGCTATGGCAATGCGGTCGGCAAGCGTGTCGTGCTCACCGGCGGCGCCAGCCAGCTGGCCGGCCTGCCGGAGGCGGCGCGCCGCATCCTGGGACGCAATGTACGCATCGGCCGCCCGCTCGGCGTGGCGGGCCTGCCCGAAGCGGCGAAGGGTCCGGCCTTCTCGGCCGCCGTCGGGCTTCTGATCTATCCGCAGATGGCGAGCTTCGAGAGCCATCCGGCGAAAGGCATTTCCGGTCTCAGGATGACTGGAACGGGTGGAAAACTGCATCGCATGAGTCAGTGGTTGAGAGACAGTTTCTAA
- a CDS encoding cell division protein FtsQ/DivIB translates to MSALKWGQGKGKGAAGPSLFGLSLSSGHFVLPRVLRRPVRILARLGDGEFEAPRFSAAMMSAVLLASSGAYGAYLGGHADGIIQSITARTGFAVDQVKVVGNRQTSEIDILDRLELDGWTSLIGFDAEAARERISGLPWIEVAAVRKVYPHTLEVRVEEREAFALWQQGNDLSVIEKDGAVIAPFSGGKQVMLPLLIGDGAPAKAPDFLAKVEKYPDLASRIKGYIRIGDRRWDLKLDNGITVKLPEDEEDQALAELVKMDKDKGLLSRDIAAVDMRLTDRLVVELTPEAATQREAALNEKPKTIKRKSETKI, encoded by the coding sequence GTGTCTGCGTTGAAATGGGGACAAGGCAAGGGGAAGGGCGCGGCCGGGCCGTCGCTGTTCGGCTTGTCGTTGTCATCAGGCCATTTCGTGCTGCCGCGCGTGCTTCGCCGCCCGGTGCGCATCCTGGCGCGCCTGGGCGATGGTGAATTCGAGGCGCCGCGCTTCTCCGCCGCGATGATGTCGGCGGTGCTGCTCGCTTCAAGCGGCGCCTATGGCGCCTATCTCGGCGGCCATGCCGACGGCATCATCCAGAGCATCACGGCCCGCACCGGCTTCGCCGTCGATCAAGTCAAGGTGGTCGGCAACCGCCAGACTTCGGAGATCGACATTCTCGACAGGCTCGAACTCGACGGCTGGACCTCGCTGATCGGCTTCGACGCGGAGGCCGCGCGCGAGCGCATCTCCGGCCTGCCATGGATCGAGGTGGCGGCGGTGCGCAAGGTCTATCCGCACACGCTGGAAGTGCGCGTCGAGGAGCGGGAGGCCTTCGCGCTCTGGCAGCAGGGCAATGATCTCTCGGTTATCGAGAAGGATGGCGCCGTCATCGCGCCGTTCTCGGGTGGCAAGCAGGTGATGTTGCCGCTGCTGATCGGCGACGGCGCGCCGGCCAAGGCGCCTGACTTCCTGGCTAAGGTCGAAAAATATCCCGACCTCGCGAGCCGGATCAAAGGCTATATCCGCATTGGCGATCGGCGCTGGGACCTGAAGCTGGATAACGGCATCACCGTCAAGCTGCCCGAGGACGAAGAAGACCAGGCGCTCGCTGAACTCGTCAAGATGGACAAGGACAAGGGCTTGCTGTCGCGCGACATCGCCGCTGTCGACATGCGTCTGACAGACCGGCTGGTCGTGGAATTGACGCCCGAGGCGGCGACGCAGCGCGAGGCCGCGCTCAACGAGAAGCCGAAGACCATCAAGCGCAAGTCGGAGACGAAGATATGA
- a CDS encoding D-alanine--D-alanine ligase — translation MKSKHVAVLLGGFSSERPVSLSSGKACADALEQEGYQVTRVDVGRDVGSVLAELKPDVAFNALHGPFGEDGTIQGILEYLGIPYTHSGVLASALAMNKEQAKKIVKSVGVPVAESKVANRFAIQNKHPMKPPYVIKPVNEGSSFGVVIVSEGQSHPPQVVGSSEWKYGDTVMVERYIHGRELTCAVMGDVALGVCEIIPTGHSFYDYDSKYVAGGSKHECPAKVSPNIYQKIQTLALKAHQAVGCRGVSRSDFRYDDRHSENGEVVWLEVNTQPGMTPTSLVPEIAAHAGHSFGELLSWMVEDASCLR, via the coding sequence ATGAAAAGCAAGCATGTGGCCGTCCTGCTGGGAGGTTTTTCGTCCGAGCGGCCCGTGTCCCTGTCTTCCGGAAAGGCCTGTGCCGATGCGCTTGAGCAGGAAGGCTACCAAGTCACCCGTGTCGATGTCGGGCGTGATGTCGGCTCCGTGCTCGCCGAGCTCAAGCCCGACGTTGCTTTCAATGCGTTGCATGGCCCATTCGGCGAGGACGGCACCATTCAGGGCATCCTCGAATATCTCGGCATTCCCTACACCCATTCCGGCGTACTCGCCTCGGCGCTCGCCATGAACAAGGAGCAGGCGAAGAAGATCGTGAAATCGGTCGGCGTTCCCGTCGCCGAATCGAAGGTCGCCAATCGCTTCGCCATCCAGAACAAGCACCCGATGAAGCCGCCCTATGTGATCAAGCCGGTCAATGAGGGGTCGAGCTTCGGTGTCGTCATCGTGTCGGAGGGGCAGTCGCATCCGCCGCAGGTCGTCGGGTCGTCCGAGTGGAAATATGGCGATACCGTCATGGTCGAGCGCTACATCCATGGGCGCGAGCTGACCTGCGCCGTCATGGGCGATGTGGCGCTCGGCGTCTGCGAGATCATTCCGACGGGCCATTCCTTCTACGATTACGATTCAAAATATGTCGCGGGCGGATCAAAACACGAATGCCCCGCAAAAGTTTCACCGAATATTTACCAAAAAATACAGACACTGGCGCTCAAGGCTCACCAAGCTGTCGGCTGTCGGGGCGTTTCCCGATCGGACTTCCGTTATGACGATCGTCACTCCGAAAATGGCGAGGTTGTATGGCTCGAGGTCAACACTCAGCCGGGCATGACGCCGACGTCTTTGGTGCCTGAAATCGCTGCCCATGCCGGGCATTCGTTTGGTGAGTTGTTGAGTTGGATGGTGGAGGACGCTTCGTGTCTGCGTTGA